The nucleotide window TCAAACAGAGAGAGAAATACTGCAGTGTTTGGATCATCCCTTCCTTCCAACTTTATATACCCATTTTGAGACTGACAAATTCTCGTGTTTGGTTATGGAGTTTTGCCCCGGTGGTGACTTGCACACTTTTCGACAAAGGCAGCCAGGAAAGCATTTTTCTGAGAGGGTGGTCAAGTATGAAACCCATCCTTATATTATCTCTACGTAATTTTGAGAGGCATTAAATCTGCAAGTCGCTGCATTATTTTGGTACATGCTTTCACAAAGTACATAAGAATTTCTTGTGTCATCCTGCATGGTATTGGTAGGTTCATTGCTACATCCTTGTCATGAGGAGGTGCTTGGCATTCTTTTAAAGTTATTGCAGAATGGtaactttgatttttcttgtaagcACTTAAGattcagatttaccatatgaggtTTAGGTACAGATGGTTCTCTACAACATAGGAATTGATTTAGCTATTTGAGTAATTGGTTGGAATATAGAAATATTCTGAATATACTGAAAGATGATTTTGGTGTCCAAGTTGTTATGAGGTGATATTACCAAGGGTGTTTGTAAGAACATAGAGGGAGCTCATAGATAAAGGTAAAACATTTATTATTTTGCAGAACCAGCTGAGAAGCTATATTACAGATTATTGTGTATCATGTGACTAATTTAGCTAAAAAGAGTTATTAAGAGATAAATATACCTAATGGTTCTGACTTCTGAGAGTTATTTTATGACTATTTAGTGCACTGAGTTGGCATACTCATTTTCAAGCATTGTCTCTTTTTAAATTTGTGCATCTCTCAAGAAATGAGGCCTATTGAAAAGCAGTGATTGAGAATATGTGCTTTTTTCTGTCTTTGAAACTAATGGTTTCTACATAAATGAGAAACTTCATATTTGTATATGAGGACCACGTTCATCTCAAATGAGTCTAGAGCTATTGCTTTGTTTAGCTTTAGCTTCTATGCTACCAAATTATAATGTTATTTGTTTTGGCTTTGAACGAATCTGCCATATCATGAAGATGGTAACTACCACACAAGATATGCTACCAAATTATAATGTTATTCCTGTACAAAGATGGGAAACAAAATGGTCAAGAAGAAGAATCAATCTGCCAGGTGTGCTGATATTGAGTATGGACTATGTGCATATCTTGCGTGGTAACTACCATGGAATTTTGTGGTGTAAGATCATAAATAGAGATGATCCAAACTACTTTTTCCCCATTGCCTGCCTGAGGTCACTGATCTCTGAACTGTTAAATGTCATCTGCTTGCAATTTTTAACTTTAACTTTTAGGAGGCCTGAGCTGTAAATGTAATGACATTTAAGATGATGACTGACCTTGAACTTGATCAGTCAGATGTAGAACTGTATTTGTTCCAATCATTCATAATAtgctttttttttcatattataaTTAGATAAGCTTGTCGGGTAATTTTGTTCAACTGTCTGTTGTGATCGCGTGGCTTGTCATAATCATGAAACTTGGAGAaaggaagaaaaggaaaaaatgaTAAACCAAATCTTTTGGTGTTTTGATTAGTGATGAAACCAAGGAACTCAGGACAACAAGAGTGGAGCATATACTTCTAATGTGCATATGAATGTTCTTTTTATGTGATAACTATCAAATCTAGTGTGAGCTAAAAGTGCATTGTTATGCTGCTTATTAtgaatgacatgaaatgaaattgcAAAGTGGAAtggaactcattgagttcctcTTTAGCTAATGGTTCTCCTGTAGGGCTAAAATGACTTCCTACTGATTCATGCAATTATAACCAAATCAAGATGAGATAATGACATTCAGGGCTGCACTTGTGCTGCTATTGGAGAACCTGCTGCAGCTGGAAATAGAAACCCATTCCCAGATAACTGCTGTCACTTTAAATCCTCCTAGTGATATCACATGGGGGAAAAATCAAAATGACTTGCTTCCTTCTTTTCTATTGATGATGATTGTAACGAGCGTTAATTGTGTCCTTTGACCTTTAATCTGCAGGTTCTATGTAGCAGAGGTTCTTCTTGCTCTGGAGTATCTCCATATGCTTGGAATTGTTTACCGAGACCTCAAGCCGGAAAATGTTCTTGTACGTGAAGATGGACACATCATGCTTTCTGACTTTGACCTTTCCCTCCGCTGTGCAGTGAGCCCAACATTGGTCAAGTCTTCAGCACCTGAAGGTGAACGCTTGCGAAAGAACCCAGCTTATTGTGTTCAACCAGCTTGTATTGAGCCATCTTGTATCCAGCCTTCATGTGTGGCCCCTACAACATGTTTTTCGCCTCGACTCTTTTTAAGCAAATCCAGGAAAGATCGAAAACCCAAGAATGAAATGGGGAACCAAGTCACCCCATTGCCAGAGCTTATTGCAGAGCCGACTGATGCACGTTCCATGTCCTTTGTTGGCACCCATGAATACCTGGCCCCTGAAATTATCAAGGGTGAAGGGCATGGAAGTGCTGTAGATTGGTGGACTTTTGGAATCTTTCTGTATGAGTTACTGTTTGGTAAAACTCCATTCAAAGGGTCTGGGAACCGTGCTACCCTCTTCAATGTGGTGGGTCAGCCATTAAGATTTCCCGAGTCACCAATTGTCAGTTTCTCAGCAAAAGATCTGATAAGGGGCTTGCTGGTGAAAGAGCCACAACATAGACTGGCTTATAAACGAGGAGCTACAGAGATTAAACAACATTCCTTCTTTGAAGGTGTAAACTGGGCATTGATTCGTTGCGCAAGCCCACCTGAGATTCCTAAGCCGCTAGAGATAGAGCAGATTCCAACTCCACCATCAACAAGTGGTAAAGGTGCACCTGCTGTTCTTCCTGAGCAGAATAATTATCTGGAATTTGATTTCTTTTAGTTGTCCTTGAAACTGATTTTCTATTTGTTTTTTCCCCCTGTTCTTGCACTTCACCCAATATGTAGAGTCTCTAGAACATTGAAGttgtggaaattagggtttttgaatTGATAATAGTCAAATGTTCAATGTTTTTATTAAACATTTTCATATTTGTATTGAGGGAAGTTGAATatctgaaattgtgaattatcttAATGTACAACATGAATTTGGTTTCTTTTTATGCTGAATACAGGAGCCAACATGGTTTTTCATGTGTAGTCCAGTGCGCGATTTTCAAAAATTCTGTATTTCTTGAAAGAATTCCTGGGAAGAACTGAAATTTTCTTGGTTGAGTACAATTGGttataatttttgaaataaaattttgaaatcatGCTAGGATTGTTTCAAGAATTTATCAGAAGGTTTGAGGAACTGTGTCATaacataaaatctttatttccatcttTTATGTTGCAAGAATTCAGAAAATTTCAGTCTGAAAATTCGAGGTTCCAGAATTATATATAATGCTGAAATTTATCCATAATTGtttgtatattttttaaaaaaattaatatagttaattttttttattttttatgttaaaattaattattttctagTGGTGTAAAAGGATTATGgtatcattaaaataaaaaaaaattaacggattaagtaaaaaaaaaattcaatatataaacaaattagtttataatttaaatgtaatttttaaagcaatttaaattaatttaatatttaaggaaatttaattattaatatatcactcttttttataataaatataaaagtaaattgaaatttttatttaattataaaaactcaATGATTGACTTTGACAAATAATTAATTAGAAAGTGGAAATTTTAAAAAGATGAGAAATGCATGTTACCATTAATATTATTATCCTACGTTGAAAAATACGACGTCGGCCAGCCCATTCTATTTTGAACTTTTTCCTTAAATAATGCCTGGAGTTAGCAATTAATTAGGGGAATTTGTCCATTTATATATGTGTGCTTGTTTATTTCATAATCATGCAAATATTATATAGcaacttttattaaaaaaaaaatgagaacttTCTAATGTCAATTCACCGAAATTTGAGAGAGATGGGATGCTATTTTCCTAGCTTTCAATAATGGAGAGATTCCTCTTTAAAATAAAATTCCTTCTAATAAAGCTTCAAATCTTTTCGTTCAATGTAGTGAACAACATTGTCTTCCATTACTTGGGCATCTTTCGGTGTTGATACCAAATCAAATTCACCATACACGCTAATAAGTTCATTGATATGAACCctcccaatatatatatatatatatatatatatattatcaatgTAGTTGGCCACTTTTCATCTTGTCGGGAGATATTCATATGAGTTGGAAGATACTTCTTTAACTTACATAATGACAAATATAgtctattaaatttaaaaaaaaaaataattaatcaaatttaattattttgataataaattattctgattattaatttaattaatttgattaaaaatttttaaaaatccatAAATATTAAGTGTAATTTTATCAATAAAACATATTATttgtaaatataattataattatatttttattaataatctttaattaaattgttatttttataaataatttgtaaGCTAACAtcaaataatatatattacatttttataaatttaattaaataagataTTCACATTTTTTAGTAGCACATTTTTagtggttattattattattattattattattattattattattaattaaaaataaatgtatacgcatatacaaataaaaaaatatatattttaataaaattatgataattttattaaaatatattaaattttacatTTCATATACACGCCATCTATAATTAATATTGGATCTTATCAAATATTATCCATAACACACTTgaatatgaaaaattttaatttttcatttatttgataataaagaaaattaaaaatcaatggaataatatttttttaataaaaaaaaaagcatcTCAACACTTTGAATTTTCaatttagaaatttaaaataTGGTCTATGGTGGAGAATTGCTATTTAAGGGGTATATGGTTTAATTTTTTTAGCACAGTAATGATTGATAAAtacttaaataaatgaattaaaatattttataactttaaAAAAATTGAGCTAATATAACTGATATAATACCAATCAAGTACAATTTACATCagttatatttttaaagttattactCATTAgctgataattaatttaattttatttttatttaaactatattattatttttctgtaactcgaaaattaatattattaatattatttatttctatcttttttttatttacaatgttaacattttaattatcatattataatttcattaaaataatttcaattaataacataaaatataaactattcataaaatataaaatatttatttttttataaaaaaagtttttttaatctaaaaacttaaaattataagattttttttctctttattaataataataattactttattattttataactatatttttcaaattatttaaatattttatttttttaaagaatttaattattttctcatttcAATAATGAAATGAACAACAtgacataataaatcattaattatatttttattttaataatataataaatgatataacatACTAAATTAAcaattatgtatttattttaataataaaataaataatatgatataataaatttataattttatatttattttaataataaaataaattatacaatatatccttattagtcattttacatattaataataataactaaatataattttactaaatactTAATTTAAATCATCTATCAAACACTTAATCTGAATCCACTATCATcaactatcagctatcagctaataGTAATAACTATCAGTTAACAACTATTAGCTGCATTCAGTAGCTAAACTAAACAAACTCTAATAAATGCAATTTCAGCCACAAAAATATAATATTGAgcaattcaatttctaaaattatttatatccTTGTATTTTTAAGTTACATCAGAAAAGGAATTTTTTTATCcttctattttcattcatatgGAACTAACTtggaatttatctcaaaattagaatataaaatatttatattttttgagAGCAAGACTAATAAGAAGTTCTTTTTtggatttttttaaattataatataaatatctAATTAGACCGTAAAAAACAATAATTAAATCTATTTTTCTTagtatttgaaaaaaaattaaaatgaaagattaataattttatttttaattttttatgttataaatttatAACTACACTAATGATTGAAgtctataatatatttaattaaaacatacaaaatatgaaaaaaaaaatgggtattgaagatttaaaaataaaaaatcacatGTAAACTGTGGATTATCATTTTTGCATGTGGTGATGAATCACATGGGAACATTCTTGACATCTTGAGATCTGTTTCTGAGTAAATTTGGAGGTAGTGCAAAGTTTGCAAACTCCAACTCACAAACTTGAGAATCTATTCCCATCTAGAAGAAATTATAATAAAAGCAAGTAAACAATTGAAAAGGAATGGAATCAAAAGATTAGAAGTGACATGTCTATGGAGAGATACCCAAAAATTTTTAACCTttttctagtttttttttttttaatggcctTATTGACATTTCTAAAATAGATTCCAATCATTGTTTGTTCATGCTATATAACTCATCAAAAATACTATCATGTGGGAACAAAAATTTTTGTGGGTAAATGACTTGCCCCATTAAAATTGCCAAGAATATAGCAACTCCATCAACAAAGTCAAACCAAATCAAAAGTTGATTACTAATATATATGAAAAAGTTTTGTAATATCTTGGTTTGAAAACATGATTTGAGATTTGAGAGGATTGATTAGCTGTCTtaagaatttgaatttgaaaataataatttgaaaatttgcaTGATATTGTTGTTGGAAACTATAAGATAATGAATTAATGAGCATACTAATcctctttttaaaatatttaagtttTTAATTGTTATCAGTTAACTTTAATTTAGtggtattaataaaaaatttattatattattatattattttaaaaaattcattttaataaaaataaaattattaaaaataatataattatgtgataattgaattaaattatttttttaaagaaagaaaataagattttttttttttgaatatgaAAAGTTGGAAAATATAAACATGAGAGGGTCAATTGTTTCAGCTTTTAccaaaagaagaaaagaggaggctTGTTAAGAGTTGTTATTGAATGAACTTTTTTGGTTAATTATAAATTAAGGAAATAAATTAGCAATTATGTTAACAACCCAGAGGATAAAGAAACCTCACCCCATTGACCACATGAAAAGACCCACATGTCCTTATCACATTATCACGCCACTGTCTTCCTCCATGGACCCCATTTTGGTCAAAGATCAACCCAGAATGAAATTGAACCAAAATCAATTAAATCCCTTTTTAACTTAAATCAAAATTGAATTGGAGTAGACTTAATTGAAACCGAATTGGATGGTTTaaagttaaattattttttaaatttaaaaattaataaaaaataaaataaaataaaatacaaatcgttaaatttaaattagatcaaattaaaattaaaatcagaaCCTAAACCGAATGAAAATCTTTAGGATGTTCATTTTTCTAGTTCAAAATTCCGGTAGCCATCTAGGGATGGCAACGGGTCGAGTTTGTGCGGGTACTTGATTCGATCGAATCCTAATAGAACGGATTTGAATAGTATATAATCAAATTTGAGACAGGATCGAGTTTGAAATTTAATACCCGTGACGGGTTTGTTTCAAATTCGAATTTTATATATTGGGTatctgtttatataaatatttaattaaatataaaatatatacttttttttataataatatttataaatatttatatattttattttatataaaataaaattaaaatattttatgaaattattaaaattttaaaatataaattattaataaaaataatttttatataaattattaattaaatatataaaattaaataggttCAGGTCTTTTTTAGGTAATAATAATCGAGTTTGAGACGAATTCAGAtaattaagaataaattttaatcaaatttaaaatatactcaaattttaaaaatattaattaaatttaaattcgaGACTTACAGTTTAAACAAAGGCTAGGTTGGTAATTTACTTATCGTTTAACAAGCACTAGATGGGCAAATCTGCATCCTTGATAACTTTATTGTTAAATTCTGAAGAttccattttaattaattatacaacatattttttaaatttaaaaatacaaattAACTTAATACAATCCACCGTTTTAATACTTAAAAATATTAACCACTGTACAATAATATAATACCATAACCAATTTAGcaaattatatttcatataaaaaaatttacaccatttattatctttcttttaaatttacaaaattttaaagtcaattaaaaaaaatattactatAGAAATTAGaaaaatacaatcacatataaaattaattaaaatttgtgtaattattttaattttttaaaataaataataaaatacaataaattaaaaatacac belongs to Hevea brasiliensis isolate MT/VB/25A 57/8 chromosome 4, ASM3005281v1, whole genome shotgun sequence and includes:
- the LOC110636417 gene encoding serine/threonine-protein kinase D6PKL2, producing the protein MASKTNVGSSPENLRKAVGNQTPEGKFRRPSPLQITKTSKSEPVTPRKPPQSAQVASKQVSVVTTEDKKSLISHKSDNVNSLVDEVSSGLAFVYPKQGPTCANPEVSEARDSPENSADQESKNLQNEIGPSSAKVSDGTSSLAKTSGSAKVSGQVDFVESGKSSVNRGSTGSDVSDESTCSSFSSSVNKPHKANDIRWEAIQAVRAKDGVLGVNHFRLLKRLGCGDIGSVYLSELNGTKCYFAMKVMDKASLASRKKLLRAQTEREILQCLDHPFLPTLYTHFETDKFSCLVMEFCPGGDLHTFRQRQPGKHFSERVVKFYVAEVLLALEYLHMLGIVYRDLKPENVLVREDGHIMLSDFDLSLRCAVSPTLVKSSAPEGERLRKNPAYCVQPACIEPSCIQPSCVAPTTCFSPRLFLSKSRKDRKPKNEMGNQVTPLPELIAEPTDARSMSFVGTHEYLAPEIIKGEGHGSAVDWWTFGIFLYELLFGKTPFKGSGNRATLFNVVGQPLRFPESPIVSFSAKDLIRGLLVKEPQHRLAYKRGATEIKQHSFFEGVNWALIRCASPPEIPKPLEIEQIPTPPSTSGKGAPAVLPEQNNYLEFDFF